CTAGGCAGGTCAGTGTGGTCTGAGTTCCTTTTGAAGTTCACTCTCCTGGCCTTTGGTGACTAGATGTCTAGACTCAACACAGGGTCTTCTTTATTCTCCAGTGACACGAACACCGTGGTGGGACTGCCCAGGCCAATCCACGAAAGCATCAAGACTCTGAAACAGGTAAGTGGCTTTGGGTGAGCTTTTGGCCTAGTTTGGTCCCAAGTGAGTATAGTGAGATAAGCCCCTAGGGGGAAGCCTTTTAAGGCTGCTGTCTGTCTGAGAGAACCTGGGGTGGAGGCATGGGTGGACTGTGGGGTACCCTTGAAGTATAAGTTTTACTTATACTTCGTTTTAGCTGAGCTTTTGTTTGGGACTGACTGAATGTTCATTAAAGATTATATTACCTGACAGTTATTGTTGGAGTTTTAAGGGACCCTATGAATAGTCCTCCCTTTTTCTTGCTTAAATTCTATGGCAGTTGAGACAGAGGAGTAGGCATATGGAGACTGCAATGCTGGCTTATTGCTCATGGAGTGAATGGAGCATGAGGCTTAAGAATGCAGCAATAGGTGCCCTAATATCAAACTTCCAGAATTAGGTGGATCTACCTGTACTGTCCCAAGCAGTGATGTGGGCCCCTGCCAAGCCTGGTGGAAAAGCAGAAGAAGCACAGGCTCTCAGCAGGCAGGCAGAttctaaagagaaaagagaaaagggttGGGCAAGGACTGCCCTGTTCTTCCTCCATAGTTACCCATCAGAGAGGGAAGGAGTGAGTGtgtggaaaaggcaggaagggacCAGGAGGATTTTGCAAATGCATGTCCCTCCACATGGGAGGGAACATCAAGAATAGGGAGGAGGTGTCTCCCTTAACCACATGTGGAGTGTAActgttaatatatttttgaaattcgtAGTACTGAATGATCCCTGTACAGCTAGGCCTTaagtacttgattttttttttttttttttaaagatgatcagtaaggggatcttaacccttgatttggtgctgtcagcaccacgctctcccaagtgagccatgggccggccctaaatacTTGATTTTGCTTTTAATACATTTTCTCCTGTCACTGCAGCTATCTGAAAGCCCTTTTTCCtactttaatttgcttttttttctaatCTACTGTGGGCTTTTTACCCTCATTGTAAGAGATAGATGcccatttagaaaaatattctggGCTTGGGATTTTAGTTAGGGATCTTTGTGATGACTTGGCCCTCTTTCAGAAGGCTGTTCAAAGAAAAATGTGTGGGGTCTTTCCCAGGGGTGGGGAGTTTGGCCAGAAAGTGAGGGTCGTTTCCCCATCGCctcctctcctgtctctctccaGCACAAGTACACATCCATCGCAGAGGTCCAGGCACAGATGGAGGAGGAGTACCTTCGCTCTCCTCTCTCAGGGGTGAGTTGGAGACCTTCTCTCCACGCACAGGATCCCCAGCTGTGCCCGGACAGTGTGCTGAGCCTAAACCACAAAGCTGCTCCAGgctctgccctcaaagagctcccAGTCGAGCTCCCAGTGCTGGGGTTAAGGGCACAGACTCTGAACCGGGCACCTGCCTCTGAGTCCTGGCTCCACCATTTATTGGGCAGGAACTTAGGCAAGTTACTAGATCTCTTGGTGCTTTGTTTCCTCACTGGTAAAATAGGAATAACAGTACATTTTTCATAGGGCTATAGTAAAGATTAACTGAGTAATTGCAAgtaaagtgcctggcatgtgtgTGCAAGGTTTGCTATTGTTACCATCAACATTATTTACATCGATACTTACGAATTCTCTCACAGTCAGCTAGTAAGCTGGCTCGGGAAATTGTAGTCTGGACTTGGGTATTGTATTTGTACCCATTGTGTtaaaagggagaagaggaagtcGAGCAAGTTCCTGCAGAAACCCTCTACCAAGGCTTACTACCCAGCCTGCCTCAGTATATGGTGAGTGCTCTGTGTCTGGGACCCCTCTTGGTGGCCATCAGTAGGTTCTTGCAGTGGGATCCCCTCCCCACTATATTGGCCTTGAGAGCATGACCTGCCAATCTTCTTTACCCCTTCCGTCTGCCACCCGAGGACCTATGGAAAGACCACCTCTCAGGGCTTAGTTCTGGCCCTGGGATTTCTCATACATATGTCTGAACAGTCTGCTCTTCCCAGATTGCCCTCCTGAAGATCCTGCTGGCTGCAGCTCCCACCTCAAAAGCCAAAACAGACTCAATCAACATCCTAGCAGATGTCCTGCCTGAGGAGATGCCGTGAGTGTCATTACTGTGAATGGAGGTCGGGGACAGAGggtagaggggaaagggaaaatgtTTGCCTTTTGCAAGGTTGGATTCTTTTGTTGGCAGCTTCTCTGCAGGTTAAGTTTAGGATATTCCTGACTCAGGAAAAGGAAACTGTTGGATTAAATACTTTCACTGGTTAGGTAGATGGCTAGGTCCAGTTGATCTGGATTCTGCCACCTAGTGAACTCCTGAGTGAGCTGGGGAAagtcattttcttctctgtaaaatgaataGGGCTGCCTTAGATATTTCCCAATACTTTCCCTCTAATACTGTGTGATTGGGACACCCAGGACATGTTGGGTTGTTTCTGGACAGTTTGCCAGCCAACAGCTGAGTCTGAACTGGGTCTAGAGTCCTGTTCACCAGTGAACCGGCAGGCAGAGTGCTGGCAGATGTCTCAGGGTAATAGGGTGAAATCCTTAGGGCTTCCTCCTCCCTGGGCCGTGAGCTCATAGCTCTTTGATGTGAGGATACAAATTGAGATTATGTTCTACTTTGAGAAGGACCCAGGACTTGATCTAATCTCCTGCCTACCTGCCAACACTGCCCAGTTCTGAGCCCAGTTCTCAGGTGGCTGTGGCCCTGAAGTCTGGCAGTGATAGCCAGGTGAGGGAAGAGGCAGGGATTGGCTCATACCAAAGGGAAGATCACAGAACACTATGCCAGTGTGAAGGTCCCTGGAAAAAGAGTTCAGGATTTATAATAAGAAGTCTTGAATTAAGAAATTGATTGTATTCGTATGTTTtatgtcacttataacagaatacctgaaactggataattcatgaagaaaagaaatttattttttacagttgtggaggctgggaaatccaaggttgagggggcacttctggtgagggccttctccttgGTGGGGATTATACAGAGTCTCTGGTGACACAGgctatcacatggcaagaggctGACAGGAGCAcattcatgtgctctccttataaagccaccagttctcACCCATGatacccattaatccatgaacagATTAATTCATGAGGCCATagcctcttaaaggctccacctttcaaataccatattgagGATTATGTTCCAGCATGGGCTTTggaaggggacaaacattcaaatcatagcactgATGTAACTCAGTGCTTCCTAAAtttttctgactccaaaacccTTTTTTCACATAATATGAAACATCTCAATACACTGGTATTCTACAGAACATACTTTGGGAAACACAGTTAATATGGTGGCAGAAGCTTAGGGGAGGTCTTGGAAATGAGAAATTCATTTTTGGAGGAGAAGCAGGGAAATAGACTAAGAATGTGTTTGGGTGTTGTGGGGAAGAAATGAATTGTGCCAAGCTAGACTGCTTGGTAGGTCGGTAGGTGGAGTCCGGGGCCTAACATCTGAAACATCCGTGGGCTGGGTGGCAAGGTGGGGAGCCTTTGCCCAGAGAGGCTCAGGAGTCTATCACTGCTGTGAACGCCTAGAAATGAGGTGCTGCACATGCTGGTGCTCACTGGGCAATTGTGTTTGCAGCACCACAGTATTACAGAGCATGAAGCTGGGAGTGGATGTGAACCGACACAAAGAGGTCATTGTTAAGGCCATTTCTGCTGTCCTGCTACTGCTGCTCAAACACTTTAAGTTGAACCACGTCTACCAGGTATGTGCAGGGCCTTCCTTCTTATCCTATGGGCCAAGGTTTCAGGCAGTGCTGCTGCTCCAGTCTGCAAGAACAGGGGCCGTGGCCTTTGAACTCCTTTGATCTCTGCATGAATGTTCTAAGGAAAGAAGGCAAGGTTCTCAGGAGTATACTTATTTTGTTCTCTTGGTTTCAGTTTGAATACATGGCCCAGCACCTGGTGTTTGCCAACTGCATCCCTTTGATTCTAAAGTTCTTCAATCAAAACATCATGTCCTACATCACTGCCAAGAACAGGTGatgagggctggcctgttagctcagttggttagagctcagtgatgtaataccaaggtcaagggttcagattgcctcactggccagctgccaaaaaaacccaccaaaaccccaaaaaactaaaTACACACAAGTATGTGACAAGGACCAGAGACTAGGAAGGGGTGGGTATGGCGAGATGGTAGGGCTTCCAGCTGGTCTCTCCCACTGAGTCAATTCCGCTAACATTTTTCCAGCACCTATGAGCCAGCACTCTGCCAGGCATCAGGACACAAAGATGCATGAGATATGGTCCTTGCCTGTGGAGAATGCTGTGTGTCAGATCTGTGTCCAACTAGTCTAGTGACAGGTGACTCAGCCTGTGCCTGGGCAGGAGGGTTCTCATCCCAAGCTCCAGAACTGCCCTCAGTGtgccttctacttttttttttttgaggagacTGTCTGGGCTGTCTGCTGTTTCTAAGGAGTTCGACCATATGCACTTTAATGCCCTGTCTTGCTGACTTCTACCTCCTCCCCCCAGCCTGGTGCCAGCTGTGGTTCTCTGATGCATCACAGGGGGAGCTGCCAGCCAGACACCATCTCCAGTAGGGCTTGGCAGAAATTAGTTGCCTTGAGCagtctcctcccccagcccccgaTTCATTGCTATGGGGAAAGCTGCAGTAGGGTCTTCACCCCTTAACAAGATTACAAGCTAGTCTCTGGCCACAGGGGGACCCTACAAGTTCTCTTGTAGCAGGTAGCACCTCATCTCATAGCTGGGGAGATGGGTGGGGCAGACAAGGTAGATTCCTACGTCTGCTCCAAGTGGGAGAGGAAAACCAGGAGCCCACTCAGTCACAGCTGCTCCATCAGACCCCAGGCCTTTGCTCATGGTGGGCATGTGGGTTTTCTTGCCCTCTGCAGCATTTCTGTCCTGGATTACCCTCACTGTGTGGTACATGAGCTGCCAGAGCTGACTGCGGAGAGTCTGGTGAGTGGCTGGGCTCTCCCCAGCTGTTCTTTGGACATGAGGGTCAGTGGGTGGAGAGCCTGCCTTCCCCAACACAGGGACAGAAGTGTCTTCCACAGATGAGGTCACTTTTGAGTGCCTGTCTTTTAAAGCACTGTAAGTGCATGGAAATGGTCAGGGGGAGGGACCTTGCAGAGTTGAAAGATTTGGGTGCTGGCCCAGAGCTTACCTGGTAGAGTTGCTTCCCTCTTCCCACACTGGACTCTGAGGCCACAGCCCCCAGTATCATGGTCCATGTTTCTTGCAGGAAAAGCCTAGGGAGCCCTCCCACTGCCCAATCCCCTGCCACCTTCTGGGATGGAGTCCCCTGCCTAGGGCTGCTCAGAGAGGAGGGGGTTCCTGGTTAGAGGCAGGGAGACCCGGCTGCTCTGAGGTCATATATACGAGGGCCTTTTAGAAACTGCTGAGCACCCCGCAGCTGTGAGGATTATGATTGTTGCTGGGTTTACCTTGCAGGAAGCAGGTGACAATAACCAGTTTTGCTGGAGGAACCTCTTTTCTTGTATCAATCTGCTTCGGATCTTGAACAAGCTGACGAAATGGAAGCATTCAAGGACAATGGTAAGTCGCTGTAGTCAGCAGATGTGAAACTTAGAGCTCAAAGAAGAATGCCATGCCCTGTATCTTCCTTTCACACTGGGAGTAGGGAGTCCCCAGGTGGGCTTGCTGCTGCAGCTACAGCTACAGCCTTCTCACTTCACTTTGCTATAGCCACATTCTTGCATTTTAAGGGCTGATTCCTATTCTCTGATGAGTTGaactagaagctggaagaggctcAGTCATGCACTGAAACAAATCCACACTCACAgaagtgctttttctgtatcctcTTAATAATCTTGATTGGTAACATAACCAGGGTTCTGAGAGTCTTCTTCACCCTGGGTCTGTGGAGGCCATTGGGGTGGGGAGGTCCATGAATCCTCTGAAATTATGAGTACTTGCACATAGGAATGTTTCTGGtgaagaaatttatatttttcttcagatGCCAAAGTGACCAATAATTAGCATGACCAACCATCCCAGTTTGCCTGAAACTCTCCCAGTTTGGGCACTTAAAATTCTGTGTACCAAGAAACCCCTCAGTCCAAGGGAAACAGGGATGGTTTGTCACCCTGCCTGTAACCCCCAAAGCGTAAAGCAGGAGTGTAGGGGTGTGTGCATTTATTTCTGCCCTCAACTTGTGCCCCTTCCAAGATGCTGGTGGTGTTCAAGTCAGCCCCCATCTTGAAGCGGGCCCTGAAGGTGAAACAAGCCATGATGCAGCTCTATGTGCTGAAGCTACTAAAGGTGCAGACCAAATACCTGGGGCGGCAGTGGCGAAAGAGCAACATGAAGACAATGTCTGCCATCTACCAGAAGGTGCGGCATCGGCTGAATGACGACTGGGCATATGGCAACGGTGAGCTTTGCACAAAGCATGGGAAAGGTGACATCCTTCATGTACCACAGGGGCCTCTCTGCCCTGAGCTTCCCACTGAGGAACAGGAAGGGGCCCAGATCCTGCTTTTGTAGCATCAGGATGGGAGCTCTAGGAAGGACTTTGAGAAGCTACCCAGGCTTGGCTTCTCTGGCCATTCCccattctctctgtccctctcctccAAGTCATTCCTTTTCTAGGAATTGTCACAAGACTTGGGCCCCTGTTTTCACCCCATTGCAATTTCCTTAGTTCTGGTTACCTAAAAAACTCATAGCTCCTGACTGGCTTCCCTGCCTCCACTTTCTTCCCTCCACCAATTCCTTAGACTTTGCCCTAGTGATCTTTTCAACATGCAGATCTGTGCTGTTACCTCCCTGACTAAAATCCTTCATTAGCTTCCTATTTTTCTTGTAATTAGAATCAAACTCTTAAGCAAGGCATATGAGGCCTGCTGTCCAtactccttccctctcctttctgtGATCTGACCCAGCTTCCTTTCCAGCCTCGTTACCTGCTCTCAGCTCGGGCTCCAGCACACCCAGGGCTCTGGGCCTCTGCCCATACCATTCCGTCTGCCCACAGTGTGTCTCCCTCACCCACCCCAACTGCTTGTATCTGCACATTGTGGCATATAGCACCATGGCTAAATGCTTGTGTCTGTACTCCCAATGCCCTGTGAATTTGTGCAGGCCCAAAGTGGCACAGGATGCCTGGTCAGGGAACTGAGAGAAAATGAGCAAATGAGGGAATCTCCAGGGTCCTGCCTGTGACCCCAGAGAGCTGGGGAGAACTTCACTTTTAGAGAAGTGTATTGTGCATGTGGCTTTCCCTCTCTAGCTGTACATAACCTCTGCAGTTTAAGCCTCGTTTTCGGTAGATGTAGTTTTTCTCTTTATACCTGATTCTGTTTTGTATCTAGGAAAGAATTCCTGCCAGTCTTCCTGAGGGTGGGCTTAGAGGTGTCCTGCTCCCAGTTAATGGTCAACACACCCAGCCCTGGCCGGTCTGGCCCCTGAGCTAGCTGCAGTGAACCTATGGGCAGCTCTTACAGGGCTTGGCTCCTAACCATGTCTTCCTGGTTTGTCCCAGATCTTGATGCTCGGCCTTGGGACTTCCAGGCAGAGGAGTGTGCCCTCCGTGCTAACATTGAACGCTTCAATGCTCGGCGCTACGACCGGGCCCACAGCAACCCTGACTTCCTGCCAGTGGACAACTGCCTGCAGAGTGTCCTGGGCCAGCGAGTGGACCTCCCTGAGGACTTCCAGATGAACTATGACCTCTGGTTAGAAAGGGAGGTCTTCTCCAAACCTATTTCCTGGGAAGAGCTGCTGCAGTGAGGCTGCTGGGCAGgggacaaacagaaagaaaaggtgaTCTCGAGGTACCTGAGTGATTATCCTGGTTCATCGCTGCTGTGCTGCATTCTCCCTCTAGATGGCAGCACGGCCCCACCGTGTCCTCCACGGCCAGCTCTGGGCTGTGGCTGAGCCAAGGTTGGCCTCTGGTTAATTTGCAGCGTCCTGCTCAGGAACAGTCATTTCTCTGCTTGGGATCCCTTCCTTCAttctcccccaccctcctctcTTGGACATGGTTGTTGCAGCTCATTTCACAGTCAGCCCAATGATGGGAAAAGTTGATATGGGCTGGGAACCACTTCTTATTGCATCTGAATTTCAGGGGTCATGCTGACTCCTCTTGAGACACACCAATCCTTGGCATGTCAGCTTGCCAAGGACAAAGGCTTAGGATTAGGACCAAAGCCAGAAAGTCAGCATTTGGTTGTGCTCTGGGGGTTTCTGATGTCATTCTAGCCTCCTGTTAAAGTTTATCCAGAAGCAATCGCAGAGGCTCCTGCAGCTGCCTCAGCACATGGCTTTGGGACAGGGTCGAGGTAGGAAGAGAAGCTTCCCTTAACCAGAGGTGCCATTTTTCCTCTTGGTTTGCAAGGGCCTGTAAATATCTATATGTAAATCTGTGTGTATTCTCTTGTGTCATGTTGGGGTTTTTAATGTGTTTGTGTATTCTGTTTACATTAAAAGGAAGCAAAAGCAATCCCTATTGCCTTGTCTGCAGAAAATATGGCTTATGGATATCTCCTCCAGGTCTAGAAAGTAGCTTTTCCCATCAGAATATATAGGTTATCCAGTTGTCCTCCACCAGACTGCCTGCTTTTTCCAtcaaagggggaaagggagggggagttGGTACTTATCCCAAGTGTTGTCTTCCTACATCAATCTGGGATTGCTCCAGCCCAGCTCCTGGGCTCCGGATTGCTAGAATAAGTTGTCCCACACCCCTGGATTTGATATAATTTCAGTAGACACCCCAGGTTTCTCTGGATCACACCCCTGAGCTGTCCTCAGCCAAACCAATTTCAGTGCTagggagggaggggctgagtCAAGGTGGGTGGGGAGTCAGGTACTGTAGGCCGTTACTGGGGCACGTGGTTAGGATTGAGAGGAAACTTATATGCTCAGAGCCTGGGAAGCAGATCATCAGGAGTCAGCTTCACAGTGGGAAAGGGAGTGACGGAGGGTCCAGGAGCTCTCTATGGCTGACAGAGAAGTCAGGAAAAGCTTTGTGGTAGGGTCAGTTTGAGGTCTCCTGGAGCCTACACTCTGGCTTTCAGATCTCTGGTCACATCTGCCTCCACCTAGCCGTATCTTGAGGACCTGCATCTGAGGATATCATCACTTTGATGCTGGTAAAAGGAGTGTTTCCTTTTCAGAATTGCTGGAAGGTCTCTTATCTTACCTATAGGCAATGTGTATAGGGTCTGTAATCTCCTAGGGGTCTTGAATTATAAAGGAAACATTCTGGGGAGAACCTTCCCTTTGTTGGTTCTTATGTTCAGTGCCTGCCAGGCCTGGGTCCTGTTGAGCCTCACTCAGGACAGGCCTTGATGAGCCAGCATGGATAGGAGCAACAGGTGGAAGCCAGCAGCATACTCCTGATAGTCACATAGCCTATGAGATGG
The sequence above is drawn from the Cynocephalus volans isolate mCynVol1 chromosome 8, mCynVol1.pri, whole genome shotgun sequence genome and encodes:
- the STRIP1 gene encoding striatin-interacting protein 1 isoform X3, producing the protein MRLLDGLEVTAREKRLKVARAILYVAQGTFGECISEAEVQSWMRYNIFLLLEVGTFNALVELLNMEIDNSAACSSAVRKPAISLADSTDLRVLLNIMYLIVETVHQECEGDKAEWRTMRQTFRAELGSPLYNNEPFAIMLFGMVTKFCSGHAPHFPMKKVLLLLWKTVLCTLGGFEELQSMKAEKRTILGLPPLPEDSIKVIRNMRAASPPASASDLIEQQQKRGRREHKALIKQDNLDAFNERDPYKADDTREEEEENDDDNSLEGETFPLERDEVMPPPLQHPQTDRLTCPKGLPWAPKVREKDIEMFLESSRSKFIGYTLGSDTNTVVGLPRPIHESIKTLKQHKYTSIAEVQAQMEEEYLRSPLSGGEEEVEQVPAETLYQGLLPSLPQYMIALLKILLAAAPTSKAKTDSINILADVLPEEMPTTVLQSMKLGVDVNRHKEVIVKAISAVLLLLLKHFKLNHVYQFEYMAQHLVFANCIPLILKFFNQNIMSYITAKNSISVLDYPHCVVHELPELTAESLEAGDNNQFCWRNLFSCINLLRILNKLTKWKHSRTMMLVVFKSAPILKRALKVKQAMMQLYVLKLLKVQTKYLGRQWRKSNMKTMSAIYQKVRHRLNDDWAYGNDLDARPWDFQAEECALRANIERFNARRYDRAHSNPDFLPVDNCLQSVLGQRVDLPEDFQMNYDLWLEREVFSKPISWEELLQ